From bacterium, one genomic window encodes:
- a CDS encoding CDP-alcohol phosphatidyltransferase family protein, translating to MNIACILADTNYPLFADRTVYGLRFVERLQRQFREFKFDEVLFVSDLPSPTENMKSINIPDLIRFANNLDIQQDIRLFMVMSNVIMDDRLIKFTRDHNEDIQLTEQGGFVKLSGSNLKSFIHYLSQVKDISQLIDFTKKQKDPYSIKIVTPNNFDSYIEDLRLNFVPYYFQYEKDSDLRSIENQMYEANFKGTMDFIATYIYKYPVREITRFLSRYPSVNPNYITFLSILASFAVPSLFALGYMGLAVLTGWCMFIFDSVDGKLARLTVRLSRTAGIIEHATSAPAIFLWFAGLTWHFANGRFFAFDNINTIAGWTLMTLYWVDKTMCGIFRIKFKREIYDFAIIDKTFHLIACRRAIILLIVTVGYIAGLTESSFHFLAFWMVCSFVFHLLRLIWISASLSISNSHQT from the coding sequence ATGAATATAGCATGCATCTTAGCGGACACGAACTACCCGCTTTTTGCAGACCGAACGGTTTATGGCCTCCGATTTGTTGAAAGGCTTCAGCGCCAATTTCGCGAATTTAAGTTTGACGAGGTGCTTTTTGTCAGTGATTTACCGAGTCCGACAGAAAATATGAAGTCCATAAACATTCCGGATTTAATCCGGTTTGCAAACAACTTAGACATTCAACAAGATATCCGTTTGTTTATGGTCATGTCTAATGTGATCATGGATGATCGTCTTATTAAATTCACTCGTGACCACAATGAAGATATTCAATTAACAGAGCAAGGCGGGTTTGTCAAATTATCAGGCTCCAATTTAAAATCATTTATTCATTATCTTTCTCAGGTCAAGGATATAAGTCAACTGATCGATTTTACAAAGAAACAAAAGGATCCTTATTCCATTAAGATTGTTACCCCGAACAATTTCGATTCGTATATAGAAGATCTGCGTCTCAACTTTGTCCCCTATTATTTTCAATATGAAAAAGATTCTGATTTAAGATCCATAGAAAATCAAATGTATGAAGCAAATTTCAAGGGAACTATGGATTTTATCGCCACCTACATTTATAAATACCCGGTAAGGGAAATCACACGTTTCTTAAGCCGTTACCCTTCTGTTAACCCAAACTATATCACATTTTTGAGTATACTAGCGTCATTCGCAGTTCCTTCACTGTTTGCTTTGGGCTACATGGGTTTAGCTGTCCTGACCGGGTGGTGCATGTTCATCTTCGATTCGGTTGACGGCAAACTCGCTCGACTAACCGTGCGTTTGAGCCGTACAGCAGGAATAATAGAGCATGCGACCAGCGCGCCGGCTATTTTTTTATGGTTTGCCGGATTAACATGGCATTTCGCTAACGGTCGGTTTTTCGCTTTTGATAACATCAACACGATCGCAGGCTGGACACTCATGACACTGTATTGGGTCGACAAAACCATGTGCGGAATTTTCAGAATAAAGTTCAAAAGAGAAATATATGACTTCGCAATCATCGACAAGACGTTCCATCTCATTGCATGTCGAAGAGCCATAATTTTGCTTATCGTCACTGTTGGCTACATTGCAGGTTTAACCGAATCATCCTTTCATTTCCTTGCCTTTTGGATGGTTTGTAGTTTTGTTTTTCATCTTCTGAGATTAATCTGGATCAGCGCGAGTCTATCCATATCCAATTCACATCAAACCTAA
- a CDS encoding CDP-alcohol phosphatidyltransferase family protein gives MKMDQIKNAVILASNTHQGNSSYDTVYGGETLLNRCLIAMSKSGITSAVVIAHPGCKNKIEKTIEAVKHRLMLDYRVTELSQNQILSEKIMEVSSNLNGAFLMYKTDKFMHPTFFKQAVTATIADRAVIFAHKNVIIKDNALLFEPAFKEKFKVIFSNPAGYNKITVDQITPDVFKSNPVELTVSNRLLSFAESGDGVVSADVIACSRKQLESLSDFGSIDEAVKELLRKNKLAMQFVADAWWMRITPEISKSHIKDLIWKIAFKEISGEFSKAVNSKMSKPLSFYFARKGVTPNVLSNVQLILFLIASGFLLIDAHWAMIVFAVLWQFSAGVLDRCDGEVARIRNHESEAGGRFDMIIDDMRNVLPFTFLGGLLYYQTQSPLYAIAFVLTFVWFIALTLYEQDFMRKAGYTSRQVMYVDYKKLKGENSHTTSLLTKFVPIISGDIRTFYVFLLALFGLKEFVFWVLLFILAFFPVTSFVGILKFKKESLKK, from the coding sequence ATGAAAATGGATCAAATCAAAAATGCAGTCATCTTGGCGTCCAATACGCATCAGGGCAATTCCAGTTACGATACCGTGTACGGCGGGGAAACACTTCTAAACCGATGCCTTATTGCTATGTCAAAATCGGGAATAACAAGCGCCGTCGTTATAGCGCATCCCGGATGCAAAAATAAAATTGAAAAGACAATTGAAGCGGTTAAACACCGACTTATGTTGGATTATCGCGTTACTGAATTAAGCCAGAACCAAATTTTGTCCGAAAAGATCATGGAAGTTTCATCAAATTTGAACGGAGCTTTCCTGATGTACAAAACGGATAAGTTCATGCATCCGACGTTTTTCAAACAGGCCGTAACCGCAACCATCGCCGATAGGGCTGTCATTTTTGCTCATAAAAATGTGATAATAAAGGATAACGCGCTGCTTTTCGAACCCGCGTTCAAAGAAAAATTCAAGGTTATATTTTCTAATCCTGCCGGTTATAATAAAATTACGGTTGATCAAATTACGCCCGATGTATTTAAGTCAAACCCTGTCGAATTGACCGTCTCAAACAGACTACTTTCGTTTGCAGAGAGCGGCGACGGGGTGGTCAGCGCGGACGTGATTGCATGCAGCAGAAAACAGCTTGAATCTTTATCCGATTTTGGATCTATTGACGAGGCCGTGAAAGAACTGCTCAGAAAAAACAAGCTCGCGATGCAATTTGTTGCCGATGCATGGTGGATGCGCATTACGCCGGAAATTTCCAAATCGCACATTAAAGACTTAATATGGAAAATAGCATTTAAAGAAATAAGCGGTGAATTTTCAAAAGCGGTGAACTCTAAAATGTCCAAACCGCTTTCTTTTTATTTTGCACGAAAAGGAGTGACGCCTAATGTGCTCAGCAATGTACAACTTATTTTATTTCTGATCGCCTCAGGTTTTCTTCTTATTGACGCGCATTGGGCCATGATCGTTTTTGCAGTTCTTTGGCAGTTTTCCGCTGGCGTATTAGACCGTTGTGACGGCGAGGTCGCACGCATCCGCAATCACGAATCGGAAGCCGGCGGACGTTTTGATATGATCATTGACGACATGCGCAATGTTTTGCCTTTCACGTTTTTGGGCGGCCTCCTTTATTATCAAACTCAAAGTCCTCTATATGCTATTGCATTTGTACTGACATTTGTCTGGTTTATTGCTTTGACTCTCTATGAACAGGATTTCATGCGAAAGGCCGGATATACCAGCCGACAGGTCATGTATGTCGACTACAAAAAGCTGAAGGGCGAAAACAGCCACACCACGTCATTATTGACGAAATTTGTTCCGATCATAAGTGGGGATATCCGAACCTTTTATGTCTTTTTGCTTGCACTATTCGGACTCAAGGAATTCGTTTTTTGGGTTTTGCTTTTCATATTGGCATTCTTTCCAGTTACCTCTTTTGTTGGCATACTTAAATTCAAAAAGGAGTCTTTGAAAAAGTAA